In a genomic window of uncultured Flavobacterium sp.:
- a CDS encoding DUF4974 domain-containing protein → MNSNSEIKSLLQKFVLNECTPEETNEVVAYYKKNKLTDDFPSVEDIQALLIETPKMDRQTADDIFLNILSASKENETTIQIAPERSNFKKYISIAASIVVLLGVGFFYKQSLSTKPVEQKFDFKSSDIVLQLEDGQTQIISENNSAQVKDAKGNIVGNQNGDKIVYDANTGLEKVAYNIIKIPYGKKFQLQLSDGTMVHLNAGTTLKYPVKFIAGENRQVFLNGEAFFDVAKDKKHPFIVNADALNVRVLGTHFNVSNYPEDAATDVVLVEGSVGMYGLNEEFDANKNTVLKPGYKGSFNRENNAISTKAVITDIYTSWINGGLTFRNMTFKNIITKLERRYNVTIVNKNEKLANEKFNASFNDESIEKVMSYFNDIHGINYTIKNNQILIK, encoded by the coding sequence ATGAATTCAAATTCTGAAATAAAAAGTCTTTTACAAAAGTTTGTTTTAAACGAATGTACACCCGAGGAAACAAACGAGGTAGTTGCCTATTATAAAAAAAATAAACTTACAGATGATTTCCCTTCTGTAGAAGATATTCAGGCGCTTCTTATTGAAACTCCAAAAATGGATAGACAAACTGCCGATGATATTTTCTTAAATATTTTGTCAGCTTCAAAAGAAAATGAAACGACGATTCAAATTGCTCCTGAAAGATCAAACTTCAAAAAATACATTTCGATTGCTGCTTCTATTGTTGTTTTATTAGGAGTTGGATTTTTCTACAAACAAAGTCTTTCAACTAAACCTGTTGAACAAAAATTTGATTTCAAAAGTTCTGATATCGTATTACAATTAGAAGATGGACAAACTCAAATTATATCAGAAAATAATTCGGCTCAGGTAAAAGATGCCAAAGGAAATATTGTTGGAAATCAAAACGGAGATAAAATTGTTTATGATGCTAATACTGGTTTAGAGAAAGTAGCTTATAACATTATTAAGATTCCATATGGCAAAAAATTCCAATTGCAATTGTCTGACGGAACAATGGTTCATCTGAATGCAGGAACAACTTTAAAATATCCTGTGAAATTTATTGCCGGAGAAAACAGACAGGTATTTCTAAACGGAGAAGCTTTTTTTGATGTTGCCAAAGATAAAAAACACCCTTTTATTGTAAATGCTGACGCCCTGAATGTACGTGTTCTGGGAACTCATTTTAATGTTTCGAATTATCCTGAAGATGCTGCAACAGATGTAGTTTTAGTAGAAGGTTCTGTTGGAATGTATGGCTTAAACGAAGAGTTTGACGCTAATAAAAATACTGTTTTGAAACCTGGTTATAAAGGAAGTTTCAACAGAGAAAACAATGCGATTTCTACCAAAGCTGTTATCACTGATATTTATACTTCATGGATAAATGGCGGATTAACCTTTAGAAATATGACTTTCAAAAACATTATTACAAAATTGGAAAGACGCTACAATGTTACAATTGTAAACAAAAATGAAAAATTGGCCAACGAGAAATTCAATGCAAGTTTTAATGATGAATCTATTGAAAAAGTTATGAGTTATTTCAATGACATTCACGGTATAAATTACAC